A single Macaca fascicularis isolate 582-1 chromosome 13, T2T-MFA8v1.1 DNA region contains:
- the LOC123568443 gene encoding uncharacterized protein, whose translation MVNEHWLQLKSQQLHLAPNERVSLSIKALKPSFDFSFAMKVLDGLYSSNIRHFTDTEYLLFSVLTCSPFITDLRQIFGRTCCSTLHSYAVEMPSFLQPQEPTSASSQLFFCSFLTPLSLHGIKRVGVLLWIRLWLKRMLCMFGSSVQTTETFSIISSKAVWLSYHLCVQWSSTFNFLQELSLCIHNLANWCARPRFWSTSAFG comes from the coding sequence atggtaaatgagcattggcttcaacttaaaagtCAACAACTCCATTTAGCCCCTAAtgagagagtcagcctgtccatTAAAGCTTTGAAGCCAAGCTTTGACTTCTCTTTTGCTATGAAAGTCCTGGATGGCTTATACTCTTCGAATATAAGGCATTTCACTGACACTGaatatctgttgtttagtgtTCTGACGTGTTCCCCCTTCATCACTGATCTTAGGCAGATCTTCGGGAGAACTTGCTGCTCCACTTTGCACTCCTATGCTGTGGAgatgccttctttcctccaacctcaggaaccaacctctgctagctcccaacttttcttctgcagctttctcactCCTCTTAGCCTTCACGGAATAAagagagttggggtcttgctctggattaggctttggcttaaaaGAATGTTGTGCATGTTTGGATCGTCTGTCCAGACCACTGAAACTTTCTCCATTATCAGCAGTAAGGCTGTTtggctttcttatcatttgtgtgttcagtggagcagcacttttaatttccttcaagaactttccctttgcattcacaacttggccaATTGGTGTGCAAGGCCCAGATTTTGGTCTACCTCAGCTTTTGGCTGA